A part of Anabas testudineus chromosome 7, fAnaTes1.2, whole genome shotgun sequence genomic DNA contains:
- the LOC113166827 gene encoding epithelial membrane protein 3-like — protein sequence MAYLLMFVTLLHLITLAMLFIATMEKSWWVWDGMENSDLWYNCRFDNLTETWLCSSSKETEWLQAVQVLMVLSVVFSSVSFLVFLGQLFTMSKGGLFYFTGLCQVFAGLMAFSAALIYTLHKKEILQGSRDLTSGHFGYCFILAWVCVPLLLCSGVIYIHLRKKE from the exons ATGGCGTACCTGCTTATGTTTGTGACCCTGCTGCATCTCATCACACTTGCCATGTTATTTATTGCAACGATGGAGAAG TCCTGGTGGGTGTGGGATGGCATGGAGAACTCAGACCTATGGTACAACTGTAGGTTTGACAACCTTACAGAGACGTGGTTGTGCTCATCCTCAAAGGAAACTG AGTGGCTACAGGCTGTGCAAGTCCTGATGGTTCTCTCAGTggtcttttcttctgtctccttcttGGTGTTCCTGGGTCAACTGTTCACCATGTCTAAGGGTGGACTCTTCTACTTCACTGGGCTGTGTCAAGTCTTTGCAG gTCTGATGGCCTTTTCTGCAGCTctcatttacactttacacaaaAAGGAAATCCTTCAGGGCTCAAGAGATCTGACCTCAGGACACTTTGGCTACTGCTTCATCTTGGCCTGGGTGTGTGTCCCATTGTTGCTGTGTAGTGGTGTCATCTACATCCACCTACGCAAGAAAGAGTGa